CGGGCGGCTCGGGTACGCGACGCAGGTGCCGGCCCCGCTGGTCTCCGGGGACCGGGTGTTCGGGACGGCGCCGGACGGTTCGGTCTTCGCGGTGGACGCGCGCGTGGCGGAGTCCTGGTAGGGCCGCACTTCTGAGGCCCCGCGCTTCCGGGGCCCGCGGCAGGACGTACGCGCGCGTGGAGCCGCCGGGGGACGACGACGGCGCCACGCGCGCGGGGCGTCAGCCGAGCTTCGTCACGTCCCGGACGGCGCCCTTGTCGGCGCTGGTCGCCATCGCGGCGTACGCGCGGAGGGCGGCCGACACCTTGCGCTCGCGGTTCTTCGGCGCGTAGACGCCGCCGAGGGCCTCGCGGCGGGCGGCGAGGGTGGCGTCGTCGACGAGCAGCTCGATCGCGCGGTTCGGGATGTCGATGCGGATCCGGTCGCCGTCCTCGACGAGGGCGATGGTGCCGCCGGAGGCGGCTTCCGGGGAGGCGTGGCCGATGGAGAGGCCCGAGGTGCCGCCGGAGAAGCGGCCGTCGGTCACCAGGGCGCAGGTCTTGCCCAGGCCCCGGCCCTTGAGGAAGGAGGTCGGGTAGAGCATCTCCTGCATGCCGGGGCCGCCCTTGGGGCCCTCGTAGCGGATGACGACCACGTCGCCGTCCGTGACCTGCTTGTTGAGGATCTTCTCGACGGCCTCCTCCTGCGACTCGCAGACGACGGCCGGGCCCTCGAAGGTCCAGATCGACTCGTCGACGCCGGCCGTCTTCACGACGCAGCCGTCGACGGCGAGGTTGCCGCGCAGGACGGCGAGGCCGCCGTCCTTGGAGTAGGCGTGGGCGACGTCGCGGATGCAGCCGCCGGCCGCGTCCAGGTCGAGGCTCTCCCAGCGCTCGGACTGGGAGAACGCCTCCGCGGAGCGGACGCAGCCGGGGGCGGCGTGGAACAGCTCCACGGCCTCGTCGCTGGGCGAGCCGCCGCGCACGTCCCAGGTGTCCAGCCACTCCTTGACGGAGCGGGAGTGGACCGCGTGGACGTCCTCGTTGAGCAGCCCGGCGCGGTAGAGCTCGCCGAGGATGGCGGGGATGCCGCCGGCCCGGTGCACGTCCTCCATGTAGTACGTGCCGCGCGGGGCGACGTTCGGGGCGACCTTGGCCAGGCAGGGGACGCGGCGCGAGACCTCGTCCATGTCGGACAGGCCGTAGTCCAGCTCGGCCTCCTGGGCGGCGGCGAGCAGGTGCAGGATCGTGTTGGTCGAGCCGCCCATGGCGATGTCCAGCGCCATCGCGTTCTCGAAGGCCGCGCGGGTGGCGACGGAGCGCGGCAGGACGGAGGCGTCGTCCTCGTCGTAGTACCGGTGGGTGATCTCGACGACCGTGCGGGCCGCGTTCTCGTACAGGGCGCGGCGGCCGGTGTGGGTGGCGAGCATCGAGCCGTTGCCCGGGAGGGAGAGGCCGATGGCCTCGGTCAGGCAGTTCATCGAGTTGGCGGTGAACATGCCGGAACACGAGCCGCAGGTAGGGCAGGCGTTCTCCTCGATGCGGAGGATGTCCTCGTCCGAGATCTTGTCGTTCACGGCGTCGGAGATCGCGTCGACCAGGTCGAGCGTGCGGACGGTGCCGTCGACGAGGGTGGCGCGGCCGGACTCCATCGGACCGCCGGAGACGAAGACCGTCGGGATGTTCAGGCGCAGCGCGGCCATCAGCATGCCCGGGGTGATCTTGTCGCAGTTGGAGATGCAGATCAGGGCGTCGGCGCAGTGGGCCTCGACCATGTACTCGACGCTGTCCGCGATCAGGTCGCGGGAGGGCAGGCTGTAGAGCATGCCGCCGTGGCCCATGGCGATGCCGTCGTCGACGGCGATCGTGTTGAACTCGCGGGCGATGCCGCCGGCGGCGGTGATGGCCTCGGAGACGATCCGGCCGACGGGCTGGAGGTGGGTGTGGCCGGGGACGAACTCGGTGAAGGAGTTCGCCACGGCGATGATCGGCTTCCGCCCGATGTCCGCGCCCGGTACACCGGAGGCGCGCATAAGGGCGCGGGCGCCCGCCATGTTGCGGCCGTGGGTGACTGTGCGGGACCTCAGCTCGGGCATCGTCGCTCGCTCCTCGTGATGGGTGTGCTTGTGTCGAGCGTACGCCGACGCTCCAAGATCTGGACAGGACGTCCGGAATACGGGACGGGATTTCAGGGATCGGTCAGGGGCCGGTCAGGGTCGAAGCGTCGAGAACGGTCGGGCTTCGGCCGGGGTCGGCCAGGATGCGACCCGGATCGGTCAGGCTTCGGTCAGGTACCGCTGGAGCGTCGGGGCCACCTCGGCCACGATCCGCTCCGGGTCCGCGGAGGCCAGCGGCTCGACCCGGATCACGTACCGCAGGATCACGATCCCGATCATGTGGGAGGCCGCCAGCTCGGCCCGGAACTCGGGGTCCGGTACGGCGAGGTCGGCGGCGATCCGCTCCAGGAGCCGGCGCAGCACGAAGCTCCGCAGCACCGTGGCCGCCGCCTCGTGCGTGACCGCCGAGCGGATGATCGCGAGCAGCGGGGCCCGGGACACCGGGTTCTCCCAGACCCCGATGAAGAAGCGGGCCAGCCGCTCGCCGACCGCCTCGCGCGGGCCGCCGATGATGGCCGGGACGACCAGCGCCGGCTCGAAGGAGACCTCGATCGCCGCCGCGAAGACCTCGTCCTTGGTCCCGAAGTAGTGGTGCACCAGCGCCGGGTCCACCCCGGCGGCCTTGGCGATGCCGCGGACCGAGGTCTTGTCGTAGCCCCGCTCCGCGAACTGCGTCCGCGCCGCCTCCAGGATGCGCTCGCGCGCGCCGGGGCCGCTGTCGTCGGCCGCGCCGCGCGCGGGACGCCCGCGGCGCCGGGGGGACGCCTCGCTCACGCGCGCGTGCCCCGGGCCGCCGAGGCGAGGTGGAGCCGGGTGAAGGCGAGCGCCTCGGCGAGGTCGGCCTCCCGTTCGGCGGCAGACATCGCGCGCCGGGTGTTGACCTCGATGACGACGTGCCCGTCGAAGCCGGAGACGGCCAGCCGCTCCAGCAGCTCGGCGCAGGGCTGGGTGCCGCGGCCCGGCACCAGGTGCTCGTCCTTGGCGGAGCCGCGCCCGTCGGCGAGGTGGACGTGGCCGAGCCGGTCGCCCATGCGGTCGATCATCGCCAGGGTGTCGGTGCGGGCGGTCGCGGTGTGCGAGAGGTCGATCGTGAAGTGCCGGTAGTCGTCCTTGGTGACGTCCCACTCGGGGGCGTACGCGAGCATCTCGCGGTCCCGGTACCGCCACGGGTACATGTTCTCCACGGCGAAGCGGACGTCGGTCTCGTCCGCCATCCGCCAGATGCCGGTGACGAAGTCGCGGGCGTACTGGCGCTGCCAGCGGAACGGCGGGTGGACGACGACCGTGGACGCGCCGAGCTTCTCGGCGGCCGCCTGGGCGCGCTGGAGCTTGACCCACGGATCGGTGGACCAGACGCGCTGGGTGATGAGGAGGCAGGGCGCGTGGACGGCGAGGATCGGCACCTGGTGGTAGTCCGAGAGCCGGCGCAGCGCCTCGATGTCCTGGCTGACCGGGTCGGTCCACACCATGACCTCGACGCCGTCGTAACCGAGGCGTGCGGCGACCTCGAAGGCCGTCGCCGTCGACTCCGGATAGACCGAGGCCGTCGACAGGGCGACCTTCGCATCCGGGACGCGCACCGCTGGTTCTGCCACGACAGACAGGGTACGGGGCGCACCTGGGCGCGGGAGGGTGGTTCCGGTCACCTCCGCACGCCGCCGGTACGGCCCCCGTACGCGCGCGTGCGGCGACCGGGAGCCGGTCAGACGACGGGCAGGACCTCGGGGAGGTGGTCGAGGCGGCGCAGGATGACGCCCTCGCGCAGGGCCCAGGGGCAGATCTCCAGCTGCTCCACGCCGAGCAGGTCCATGGCGCCCTCGGCGACCAGGGCGCCGGCGAGCAGCTGGGCGGCGCGGCCCTCGGAGACACCGGGCAGGGCGGCGCGCTCGCCGCCGGTCATCCCGGCGAGCCGCGGCACCCACTCCTCCAGGGAGGCGCGGGTCAGCAGCCGCTCCACGTACAGCCCCTCGCTGGAGCCGGGCGCGCCGGCGATCCGGGCGAGCTGCTTGAAGGTCTTGGAGGTGGCGACGACGTGGTCGGGCTTGCCGAAGCGGCTGAACTCGCCGACGGTCCGGGCGATCTGGGCGCGGACGTGGCGGCGCAGCGCCTTCACGTCCTCCGTGTCGGGCGGGTCGCCGGGCAGCCAGCCGGCGGTGAGGCGGCCCGCGCCGAGCGGCAGGGAGACGGCGGCGTCGGGGTCCTCGTCGATGCCGTAGGCGACCTCCAGGGAGCCGCCGCCGATGTCGAGGAGGAGCAGCTTGCCGGCGGACCAGCCGAACCAGCGGCGGGCGGCGAGGAAGGTGAGCCGGGCCTCCTCCTCGCCGGTGAGGACCTGCAGGTCCACGCCGGTCTCGTCCTTGACCCGTGCGAGGACCTCGTCGGCGTTGGTGGCCTCGCGGACGGCGGAGGTCGCGAAGGGCAGGACCTCCTCGCAGCCCTTGTCCTCGGCGGCCTGGAGCGCCGCCAGGACGGTCCCGATCAGCCGCTCGACGCCGCCGGGCGCGATGGCGCCGCGCGGGTCGAGGAGCTCGGCGAGCCGCAGCTCCGCCTTGTGGGAGTGGGCGGGCAGCGGGCGTGCGCCGGGGTGGGCGTCCACCACGAGCAGGTGCACAGTGTTCGAACCGACGTCGAGGACTCCGAGTCTCATGGCGGAAACGCTACTGCTCCCGCCCGCATACGCTTGGCGTTGTGCCAAAGACGAAAAAGGCGAAGCCGGGCAAAGACAGCGCCTCCGGCGACGGTGCCGCGCGCGGCGGGGCCGCGCACGACGTGCGGGACGTGAAGTACGCGCGCGACGTGGAGGGCGCGAAGCCGCCCGTCAAGGGCGTGACGAAACAGCGCAAGGGCGCGGAGCCGGACGAACAGGGGCTCGACTTCCCGCGCGCGTGGGTGGAGTTCGCGGATCCGGCCGACGAGGAACAGGTCTTCCGCTGCGACCTGACCTGGCTGACCTCGCGCTGGACCTGTGTCTTCGGCAGCGGCTGCCAGGGCATCCAGGCGGGCCGGGCGGCGGACGGCTGCTGCACGCTGGGCGCCCACTTCTCCGACGAGGACGACGAGAAGCGGGTCGCGGAGCACGTGGCGAAGCTGACGCCGGAGCTGTGGCAGTTCCACGACGTCGGCAGCGAGACGGGGTGGACGCAGGTCGACGAGGACGGCGACCGGCAGACCCGCCGCTGGAAGGGCTCCTGCATCTTCCAGAACCGGCCGGGCTTCCCGGGCGGCGCCGGCTGCTCGCTGCACATCCTGGCCCTGAAGGAGGGCCGGGAGCCGCTGGAGACGAAGCCGGACGTGTGCTGGCAGCTGCCGGTGCGCCGGACGTACGACTGGATCGACCGGCCCGACGACACGCGCGTGCTCCAGGTGTCCATCGGCGAGTACGACCGGCGGGGCTGGGGCCCGGGCGGTCACGACCTGCACTGGTGGTGCACCTCGGCGACCTCGGCGCACGGCGGCGGGGAGCCGGTCTACGTCTCGTACCGGCCGGAGCTGATCGAGATGATGGGCAAGGACGCGTACGACGTGCTGGTCGGGCTCTGCGAGGCGCGGCTCGCCTCGGCGCTGCCGATGGTGGCACCGCACCCGGCCGACCCGAAGCGGTAGCCGAGGCCCTGCCTCCTCCTTTCAGCGAGGCCCTGCCTCCTCCTTTCAGGAGGAGGGCTGCGGAGGCGGCGCGTCCGTCGTCGGCTCGGCCGTCGGGGGCGCGGTCGTCGGCTCCGTCGTGGGCGGCGGCGTGGTGGGCGGCTCCGTCGTCGGTGGTTCGGTCGTCGGGGGCGGGGTGGTGGGTTCCGTGGTCGGCGGCGGCGTGGTGGGCGGCTCCGTCGTCGGCGGGGGCGACGTCGGCTCGGTGGGCTCCGTGGGGCCGGTCGGGCCCGGGTCGACCGGCCCGCCGGTGGGCGGTGGCCCGGTCGGCGGGGTGGTGGGCTCCGTGGTGACCGGCGGGAGCGGGATCACCCGGTCGTCGATCGGGGCGGCCGGTCCCCGGCCGCTGATCCGCAGCACCGCGCCGGTGGGATCGACGCCGATCCGGGCGCTCCAGGGACCGCGCGGTTCACGGGCCCGGTCGACGCGGACGGCGACGGTGACGGTCTCGCCGGGGCGGAGGGTGCCGGACGCCTGGCTCACGTACAGCCAGGGCCCGTCCGTCCACAGCGACCAGTCGACCGGGGTGCCGCCCTCGCCGGTGAGCGTGATGAGGGTGACGTCGCCGAGGCAGCGCGCGGTGACGCCGATCCAGCCCGGCACCGGGTCTCCGGGCCGCGCGGGGGCGACCGGTCCGGCGGACCGGGCCGGGGTGACGACCTCGACGGAGACGTCGGGGGAACGGCTGCCCTGGGTGGCACGGGGGTCGGGGGTCGCACGGGCGTTGCCGGCGTTCTCGTACCGGTCGTACGGGCGCCCCTCCTCCGTCCCGTCCCCGCGCTCGCCGGCGCTGACCCGGGCTCCGTCCCGGCCCGCCTCGGCGCCGGCGGGGACGCCCCGGTACGAGGTCCACAGGGCGAGCACCGGGGCGGCGACCACGGTGGTGGTGACCGCGCGGGCCCGCATCCGGTCCCGGCGGGCGACGAGGTCCTTCGGGTCGATCGGGAAGCCGGTCGGGGCGAACCGGGGGGCACCGGCACGCGCGCGCGGCACGTGCAGCATCGCCATGTAGGCGGCGGCCCGGGGCGCCTCGACGAGCGGCAGCCGGTCCTGGACGGCGCGCGCCCCGCCGCCCGGCCAGGGGGCGGTGGCGCCGACCCGCTCGGCGGTGCGGCGGCAGACCGGGCAGTCGTCCACGTGCCGGACGAGTTCGGCGCGCAGCGCCGCCGAGAGGATCAGCTGCCGGTCGCCGGTGAGGAGCCGGGCGACGGTGGGGCAGCTGCCGGTGGAGACCACGGCGAGCGCGGCGCGGGTGCGCTCGACCTCGCAGGCGGCGGTGGCGAGCAGTTCGCGGGCGGCCGACGGGTCGAGGGCGAGGACGGCGGCGACCTGGCGCGGGCTCAGCCCGTGCCGGACGGCCAGTTCGAGCGCCTCGCGCTGCTCCGGGGTGGTGCCGGCGGCCTCGGGCCAGGCCAGCGTGGCCAGCTCCGCGCGGCGCCGCTCGGCGGTCTCGGCGGAGACGGGCGGCGGGGCGGGCGGGGTGACGGCCGGACGGCCGGTGTGCGCGCCCTGGCGCCGGCGGCGCTGCTCGCCGAGGCTGCGCAGACAGGCCCAGCGGGCCAGCGCGTACAGCCAGGCGGTGCGGCCCTCCGCGTCGGAGGGGCAGCGGCCGTGGTGGCGCTCGGCGGCGGCGAGGACGTCGCCGAGGACGGCGGTGGCCGTGTCGTGGTCGCAGAGGACCGAGAGGCAGTACGTGAAGAGCCCGTCGAGGGCGGCCTCGTAGCGGGCGGGGGGTCGCTGGCCGAGCGTGCGCGGTCCCTGCTGCGGGCCGCGGCGCGCCCGGTGGGCGCCCGGGGTGCGGGAGGAGTCCAGCCTGCTGCTCGTCACTGGGCGACCGTAGGCGCGGAGGGGGGCACTCTTCATACCGGATCCGCTGTTCTCAGCCTTACGGGTGAAGCCATCACTCGAAAGGGGACAGGAGCGAGGTGTTCCGCTGCCATGGCGGCGGACTGTCCACAGGTCGCGCCCCGTCCGTCCACAGGCCGGAAGCGGGCGGCGGTCCGCTGTCGGTGGCGGCGGCTACGGTGTGGGGCATGGCTGCCCGTACGAAATCCACCAAGGACCGTCCGTCCTACCGCTGCACCGAATGCGGCTGGCAGACGGCCAAGTGGCTCGGTCGATGCCCCGAATGCCAGGCGTGGGGCACGGTCGAGGAGTACGGCGCGCCCGCCGTCCGGACCACCGCCGCCGGCCGGGTCTCCACCGCCGCGCTCCCCATCGCCCAGGTCGACGGCCGGCAGGCGACCGCCCGCACGACCGGGGTCGACGAGCTGGACCGGGTCCTCGGCGGCGGTCTGGTGCCCGGCGCCGTCGTGCTGCTCGCGGGCGAGCCCGGCGTCGGCAAGTCCACGCTGCTGCTCGACGTGGCGGCGAAGGCGGCGAGCGACGCGCACCGCACGCTGTACGTGACGGGCGAGGAGTCGGCGAGCCAGGTCCGGCTCCGCGCGGACCGGATCAACGCGCTCAGCGACCACCTGTACCTGGCGGCCGAGACCGACCTCTCCGCGGTCCTCGGCCACCTGGACGAGGTCAAGCCCTCGCTGCTGATCCTGGACTCGGTGCAGACGGTCGCCTCGCCGGAGATCGACGGCGCCCCCGGCGGCATGGCGCAGGTCCGCGAGGTCGCGGGCGCGCTGATCCGGGCCTCCAAGGAGCGCGGGATGTCCACGCTCCTCGTCGGCCACGTGACGAAGGACGGGGCGATCGCCGGTCCCCGGCTCCTGGAGCACCTGGTCGACGTCGTCCTCCACTTCGAGGGCGACCGGCACGCGCGCCTGCGGCTGGTCCGGGGCGTGAAGAACCGGTACGGGGCGACGGACGAGGTGGGCTGCTTCGAGCTCCACGACGAGGGGATCACCGGCCTCGCCGACCCGTCCGGGCTGTTCCTGACCCGCCGGGACGTGGCCGTGCCCGGCACCTGCCTGACGGTGACCCTGGAGGGCCGGCGGCCGCTGGTGGCCGAGGTGCAGGCGCTCACCGTGGACTCCCAGATCCCCTCCCCGCGCCGGACCACCTCGGGCCTGGAGACCTCCCGGGTCTCGATGATGCTCGCGGTCCTGGAGCAGCGCGGGCGGATCAGCGCACTGGGCAAGCGGGACATCTACAGCGCCACCGTGGGCGGGGTGAAGCTCTCCGAGCCGGCCGCCGACCTGGCGATCGCGCTCGCCCTGGCCTCCGCCGCCAGCGACACCCCGCTGCCGAAGAACCTGGTCGCGATCGGCGAGGTCGGCCTCGCGGGCGAGGTGCGGCGGGTCACCGGCGTCCAGCGCCGCCTCGCGGAGGCGCACCGGCTCGGCTTCACCCACGCGCTGGTCCCCGGCGACCCGGGGAAGGTGCCGCCCGGCATGAAGGTGACGGAGGTCGCGGACATGGGGGACGCCCTGCGGGTCCTGCCGGCCGGCCGCCGCGCGGCCCGGCGCACGGAGGAGTCCGGGGGCTGACGGCGGAGCCCCCGGCGGCGCCCCGGGCGGGCGCGGTGAGGGCGCTCCGGGCGGGCGCCGTCAGGGCCTCCGGGGCGGCGCCCGGGTACTCCGGTGGGGTCGCGGAGGGGTAGGCGCGCGGCCGGGCGGGTAGGGCGGATCGCGACCGGGCCGCCCCGGCGGGTGCCCGCCCGGAGCACCCCGGACCGGCGTGCGGCCCAGGGCGGCGGGGTGGTGTCGCTAGACTTTGCCCTGGTCTCGCCCATCCGTACGAGCCGGAGGAGTGCAGTGGCAGCCAAGGACGGGGCAGCAGCTCCTGGAAAGTCCGGCGCGGGCTCCGGCAACGAAGCGCTGATGCGCGCGGCGCTGAGCGCGGTCGCGCCCGGCACCGCCCTGCGCGACGGCCTGGAGCGGATCCTCCGCGGGAACACCGGTGGTCTGATCGTCCTAGGCATGGACAAGACGGTCGACTCGATGTGCACCGGCGGCTTCGTCATCGACGTCGAGTTCGCCGCGACGCGCCTGCGCGAGCTGTGCAAGCTCGACGGGGCGCTCGTCCTCGACAAGGACATCACCAAGATTCACCGGGCCGGCGTGCAGCTGGTCCCGGACGCCTCCATCCCCACCGAGGAGACCGGCACCCGCCACCGCACCGCGGACCGGGTCTCCAAGCAGTGCAACTTCCCCGTCGTCTCCGTCTCGCAGTCGATGCGCCTGATCGCGCTGTACGTGAACGGCGAGCGGCGGGTCCTGGAGGAGTCGGCCGCGATCCTGTCCCGGGCCAACCAGGCGCTCGCGACGCTGGAGCGGTACAAGCTCCGCCTCGACGAGGTGGCCGGCACGCTCTCCGCGCTGGAGATCGAGGACCTGGTGACCGTCCGGGACGTCACCGCCGTCGCCCAGCGCCTGGAGATGGTCCGCCGGATCGCCACCGAGATCGCGGAGTACGTGGTCGAGCTCGGCACGGACGGGCGGCTGCTCTCGCTCCAGCTCGACGAGCTCATCGCGGGCGTGGAGCCGGAGCGCGAGCTGGTGATCCGTGACTACGTGCCGGAGCCGACGGCGAAGCGTTCCCGCACGGTCGCGGAGGCGCTGACCGAGCTGGACGCGCTCTCCCACACCGAGCTCCTCGAACTCCCCGTCGTCGCGCGGGCCCTCGGCTACAGCGGCTCCCCCGAGACCCTGGACTCGGCGGTCTCGCCGCGCGGCTACCGGCTGCTGGCCAAGGTGCCGCGGCTGCCCGGCGCCATCATCGAGCGCCTGGTGGAGCACTTCGGCGGGCTGCAGAAGCTGCTCGCGGCGAGCGTCGACGACCTCCAGACCGTCGACGGCGTCGGCGAGGCCCGGGCGCGCAGCGTCCGCGAGGGCCTGTCGCGGCTGGCGGAGTCGTCGATCCTGGAGCGGTACGTCTGACGGCCCACGCCCGACGGACGGGCCACGTCTGAACGTCTGACGGCCCACGCCCGACCGACGGGCCACGTCTGAACGCCTGACGGACCACGCCCGACGGACGGACCGCGTCCGACGACCGTACGGCTGACGGACCACGCCCGACGGACGCACCGCGTCCGACGACCGACGACCGTACGTCTGACGGCCCGCGTCCGACGGACGACGACCGGGCAGAGCGCCCGGCGACGGTCCCCGGGCGCCGCTCAGTCCTTGGCGAGGGCGAACGGCGCCGCGACCGTCTTCTCCCCCGGCACGGTCGCCTCGACCAGGTAGTTGCCCGGACCGGCCTCGCCCGCGGGGGCGGTGGCGCACTGCGGGGCGCTGCGGCGCAGGTCCCACTCCACGGTGTGGGTGATCGTGGCGCCCGCGGGCACCTTCAGCAGCACCGGGTCGCCGGGGCGCGGGCAGTCGTCGGAGGCCCACAGCCGCTCGTTCCTCGGGTCGCTGATCTTCAGCACCGCGGCGCGGGGGCCGAGATCGGCCTTGCAGTCGGCGTCCGAGGTGTTCTTGACCACGAGGTGGAAGCGCGGCTTCTCGCCGGGCTCGTACGTGAGCTTGGCGCTGCGCAGCGTCAACTCCAGGGAGCCCGAGGGGCAGTTCGGGAGCGGCGAACCGGCCGGCACGCGCTGTCCGGCACCCGCCCCGGCGCCGCCGTCGCCGCCCGCGCCGTCGGTGTCGCCGTTCTTGCCCGGCGTACCGGAACCGGCCGAACCGGAGCCGTCGCCCTCGCCGGAGCCCGCACCCGCGTCCGTACCGGAACCGGAGCCGCCGTCGGAGCCGGAACCCGCGCCGTCGCCCGCACCGGCGTCGCCGGTGTCGCCCGCGCCGCCGGAGTCGCCCGACTCGTCGCGGCCGCCCGGCTGTTGGCTGATGGCCGGTCCGGTTCCGGCGGGGCCGGGGGTGATGGAAGGCGCGGGGGCCGAGCCGTTGGCGGCGTCGTTCGACTTCTTCCCGCCCCCGTCACCGGAGGTGACGGCCCATAGCGTGAGCAGGGCGAGCAGTGCGATCAGGCACAGCGCGACCGCCCTCCGTCGCCAGTAGATGGTGGAGGGAAGCGGCCCGACCGGATTGCGCAAAGATCCCACGCCCCGAACCTTACGAGAGATCCGGCCCAACTCCCGCCCCACCCGCCGCCCTAGAGCCCAAGTTTTGCCGATGATCACATCCTCCGGAGACGGGAACTCTCCCCGCCGCGGCCGGAAATCGCCCCTCCGTCCGCCCCTCCCCCACTTTCGTCAGGGGTCGTCTCGTTCCTTGGCCCGGGGCACGACGGTCCGGATTCCGGTTAGCGTCATGCACCATGGACAACCTCCTCGACCTCTCCGACCGGCTCTATCTCGACATCCTCGACTTCGCGCACACCACACCGCACTGGTTCCAGTGGCTCGCCGAAGTCTGGACGGAGCTCGGACTGCTGCTCTTCGGCGCGCTGTTCCTGGCCGGGTGGTGGCGCTCGCGGACCGGATCGAGCCAGGCGATGACCCTCGCGCTCCTCGCCCCCCTCGCCACCGCCTTCGGTTACGTGGTGAGCGAGGGCCTGAAGTCGCTGATCGACGAGGAGCGGCCGTGCCGGGCCGTCGCCGGGGCGCCCGCCGCGCTCATCGACTGCCCCGCCTACGGCGACTGGTCCTTCCCCAGCAACCACTCCGCCATCGCCGGCGCCGCCGCCGTCGCGCTCGCCCTCTCCTGGCGCGGGATCGTCTGGCTGACCGTGCCCATGGCGATCCTCATGGCCTTCTCCCGCGTCTTCGTCGGCGTCCACTACCCGCACGACGTCACCGCCGGCCTGCTCCTCGGCGGCCTCGTCGCCTTCCTCGTCATGCGGGCCGCGCGCCGGCCGGTGGCGGCACTGGTGGAGACGGCCCGGTCCAGCCGGAGCGCGGCGGTCGTGTGGTGCGCGGGGCGGGGGCCCGCGACCCCGGCGCACGCCTCCGCGCGCCCCGAGCGCCGTTCGCGGGCCCGCCACGGCGCGTACTGATCGCTCCCCGGACGTGCCAGGATCGGGGGTGCCATGACTTCCATCGATGCCCCCGCCTCCCTGTCCGTCCCCACCGGTGCGGCCCCGTCCGCCGTCGACCCGGCCGCACTCCACGGGCCGGTCCTCGCCTGGTTCGACCGGCACG
The Streptomyces roseofulvus genome window above contains:
- a CDS encoding TetR family transcriptional regulator encodes the protein MSEASPRRRGRPARGAADDSGPGARERILEAARTQFAERGYDKTSVRGIAKAAGVDPALVHHYFGTKDEVFAAAIEVSFEPALVVPAIIGGPREAVGERLARFFIGVWENPVSRAPLLAIIRSAVTHEAAATVLRSFVLRRLLERIAADLAVPDPEFRAELAASHMIGIVILRYVIRVEPLASADPERIVAEVAPTLQRYLTEA
- the radA gene encoding DNA repair protein RadA is translated as MAARTKSTKDRPSYRCTECGWQTAKWLGRCPECQAWGTVEEYGAPAVRTTAAGRVSTAALPIAQVDGRQATARTTGVDELDRVLGGGLVPGAVVLLAGEPGVGKSTLLLDVAAKAASDAHRTLYVTGEESASQVRLRADRINALSDHLYLAAETDLSAVLGHLDEVKPSLLILDSVQTVASPEIDGAPGGMAQVREVAGALIRASKERGMSTLLVGHVTKDGAIAGPRLLEHLVDVVLHFEGDRHARLRLVRGVKNRYGATDEVGCFELHDEGITGLADPSGLFLTRRDVAVPGTCLTVTLEGRRPLVAEVQALTVDSQIPSPRRTTSGLETSRVSMMLAVLEQRGRISALGKRDIYSATVGGVKLSEPAADLAIALALASAASDTPLPKNLVAIGEVGLAGEVRRVTGVQRRLAEAHRLGFTHALVPGDPGKVPPGMKVTEVADMGDALRVLPAGRRAARRTEESGG
- the disA gene encoding DNA integrity scanning diadenylate cyclase DisA; translated protein: MAAKDGAAAPGKSGAGSGNEALMRAALSAVAPGTALRDGLERILRGNTGGLIVLGMDKTVDSMCTGGFVIDVEFAATRLRELCKLDGALVLDKDITKIHRAGVQLVPDASIPTEETGTRHRTADRVSKQCNFPVVSVSQSMRLIALYVNGERRVLEESAAILSRANQALATLERYKLRLDEVAGTLSALEIEDLVTVRDVTAVAQRLEMVRRIATEIAEYVVELGTDGRLLSLQLDELIAGVEPERELVIRDYVPEPTAKRSRTVAEALTELDALSHTELLELPVVARALGYSGSPETLDSAVSPRGYRLLAKVPRLPGAIIERLVEHFGGLQKLLAASVDDLQTVDGVGEARARSVREGLSRLAESSILERYV
- the ilvD gene encoding dihydroxy-acid dehydratase: MPELRSRTVTHGRNMAGARALMRASGVPGADIGRKPIIAVANSFTEFVPGHTHLQPVGRIVSEAITAAGGIAREFNTIAVDDGIAMGHGGMLYSLPSRDLIADSVEYMVEAHCADALICISNCDKITPGMLMAALRLNIPTVFVSGGPMESGRATLVDGTVRTLDLVDAISDAVNDKISDEDILRIEENACPTCGSCSGMFTANSMNCLTEAIGLSLPGNGSMLATHTGRRALYENAARTVVEITHRYYDEDDASVLPRSVATRAAFENAMALDIAMGGSTNTILHLLAAAQEAELDYGLSDMDEVSRRVPCLAKVAPNVAPRGTYYMEDVHRAGGIPAILGELYRAGLLNEDVHAVHSRSVKEWLDTWDVRGGSPSDEAVELFHAAPGCVRSAEAFSQSERWESLDLDAAGGCIRDVAHAYSKDGGLAVLRGNLAVDGCVVKTAGVDESIWTFEGPAVVCESQEEAVEKILNKQVTDGDVVVIRYEGPKGGPGMQEMLYPTSFLKGRGLGKTCALVTDGRFSGGTSGLSIGHASPEAASGGTIALVEDGDRIRIDIPNRAIELLVDDATLAARREALGGVYAPKNRERKVSAALRAYAAMATSADKGAVRDVTKLG
- a CDS encoding sugar phosphate isomerase/epimerase, whose translation is MAEPAVRVPDAKVALSTASVYPESTATAFEVAARLGYDGVEVMVWTDPVSQDIEALRRLSDYHQVPILAVHAPCLLITQRVWSTDPWVKLQRAQAAAEKLGASTVVVHPPFRWQRQYARDFVTGIWRMADETDVRFAVENMYPWRYRDREMLAYAPEWDVTKDDYRHFTIDLSHTATARTDTLAMIDRMGDRLGHVHLADGRGSAKDEHLVPGRGTQPCAELLERLAVSGFDGHVVIEVNTRRAMSAAEREADLAEALAFTRLHLASAARGTRA
- a CDS encoding Ppx/GppA phosphatase family protein; translation: MRLGVLDVGSNTVHLLVVDAHPGARPLPAHSHKAELRLAELLDPRGAIAPGGVERLIGTVLAALQAAEDKGCEEVLPFATSAVREATNADEVLARVKDETGVDLQVLTGEEEARLTFLAARRWFGWSAGKLLLLDIGGGSLEVAYGIDEDPDAAVSLPLGAGRLTAGWLPGDPPDTEDVKALRRHVRAQIARTVGEFSRFGKPDHVVATSKTFKQLARIAGAPGSSEGLYVERLLTRASLEEWVPRLAGMTGGERAALPGVSEGRAAQLLAGALVAEGAMDLLGVEQLEICPWALREGVILRRLDHLPEVLPVV
- a CDS encoding BACON domain-containing protein, whose amino-acid sequence is MTSSRLDSSRTPGAHRARRGPQQGPRTLGQRPPARYEAALDGLFTYCLSVLCDHDTATAVLGDVLAAAERHHGRCPSDAEGRTAWLYALARWACLRSLGEQRRRRQGAHTGRPAVTPPAPPPVSAETAERRRAELATLAWPEAAGTTPEQREALELAVRHGLSPRQVAAVLALDPSAARELLATAACEVERTRAALAVVSTGSCPTVARLLTGDRQLILSAALRAELVRHVDDCPVCRRTAERVGATAPWPGGGARAVQDRLPLVEAPRAAAYMAMLHVPRARAGAPRFAPTGFPIDPKDLVARRDRMRARAVTTTVVAAPVLALWTSYRGVPAGAEAGRDGARVSAGERGDGTEEGRPYDRYENAGNARATPDPRATQGSRSPDVSVEVVTPARSAGPVAPARPGDPVPGWIGVTARCLGDVTLITLTGEGGTPVDWSLWTDGPWLYVSQASGTLRPGETVTVAVRVDRAREPRGPWSARIGVDPTGAVLRISGRGPAAPIDDRVIPLPPVTTEPTTPPTGPPPTGGPVDPGPTGPTEPTEPTSPPPTTEPPTTPPPTTEPTTPPPTTEPPTTEPPTTPPPTTEPTTAPPTAEPTTDAPPPQPSS